One Vitis vinifera cultivar Pinot Noir 40024 chromosome 8, ASM3070453v1 genomic window carries:
- the LOC100248230 gene encoding uncharacterized protein LOC100248230, which translates to MDNCFPSGELVSQDSDCFIDLQQTHIHKMQGYCNNTEDVLEDYLQNSFSQFLHIQDVKELANSCIEQSGMDVISSTEAENICGELKVRQTESPTRSYQKSFCKCATFPSSGKTSLAGSSGEEDGNPDATLQENYSLKSLSPDISRTASLPTPLKLVSAMKGSRDKEGIPLKKLNVTWAPDVYDPPPTIVSHTVRNCKKQQQSKNNRKNGKHKQKGKAARGSNGKDKKQLRKIVGSGDRGFRSFEVRDKLIASNFIDSSRELEDFEVGSPDGYCGSSFLRKSVAKVHFSVAEAT; encoded by the exons ATGGACAATTGTTTTCCTTCTGGTGAATTAGTTTCTCAAGACTCAGATTGCTTCATCGACTTGCAGCAGACACATATACATAAAATGCAAGGCTATTGTAACAACACTGAAGATGTTTTGGAAGATTACCTTCAGAATAGTTTTAGTCAGTTTTTACACATTCAAGATGTTAAGGAATTAGCAAATAGCTGCATAGAACAATCTGGCATGGATGTTATCAGCAGTACAGAAGCAGAAAATATATGTGGGGAGCTCAAAGTACGTCAAACTGAATCCCCAACTAGATCTTATCAAAAGTCCTTTTGCAAGTGTGCGACATTTCCGTCTTCTGGTAAGACATCTCTTGCTGGGTCTTCAGGTGAAGAAGATGGGAATCCTGATGCAACATTGCAGGAGAACTACTCACTGAAATCTTTGAGTCCAGACATTTCACGAACAGCATCTTTGCCT ACTCCTTTGAAGCTTGTGTCTGCAATGAAAGGTAGCCGTGACAAAGAGGGGATTCCATTGAAGAAGCTGAATGTGACATGGGCCCCTGATGTGTATGATCCACCTCCTACAATAGTGTCTCACACAGTGAGAAATTGTAAGAAGCAGCAACAGTCCAAGAACAATAGGAAGAATGGAAAACACAAGCAGAAAGGCAAAGCTGCGCGAGGGAGCAATGGCAAAGACAAGAAGCAACTTCGTAAAATTGTTGGAAGTGGGGACAGGGGTTTTAGATCATTTGAAGTCAGGGATAAATTGATTGCAAGCAATTTTATTGATTCTTCTAGAGAACTCGAGGATTTCGAGGTTGGCAGCCCTGATGGCTACTGTGGGAGTAGCTTCCTTAGAAAATCAGTCGCTAAGGTCCACTTTTCAGTTGCTGAGGCTACTTAA
- the LOC100253362 gene encoding arginine biosynthesis bifunctional protein ArgJ, chloroplastic: MFLCVPHYTSITFPQLNDGRKVLRFGSYQRRGFRILAMSSSVSEASNYITAAPIFLPDGPWKQIPGGVTAAKGFKAAGLYGGLRAKGEKPDLALVACDVDAISAGAFTTNVVAAAPVVYCKNALDMSKTARAVLINAGQANAATGDAGYQDVIECANALAKLLQMRPEEVLIESTGVIGHRIKKDALLNSLPKLVSSLSSSTEGADSAAVAITTTDLVSKSVAIESEVGGTNIRVGGMAKGSGMIHPNMATMLGVVTTDALVASDVWRKMVQIAVNRSFNQITVDGDTSTNDTVIALASGLSGSTRISSLISHEAIQLQACLDAVMQGLAKSIAWDGEGATCLIEVSVNGAENEADAAKVARSVASSSLAKAAVYGRDPNWGRIACAAGYAGIPFQPNKLHISLGEILLMEGGQPLPFDRAAASNYLKKAGETHGTVGIHISIGDGAGRGQAWGCDLSYDYVKINAEYTT; the protein is encoded by the exons ATGTTTCTGTGCGTTCCTCATTACACCTCGATCACATTTCCTCAACTTAACGATGGCAGAAAG GTCTTGAGGTTTGGTTCTTATCAACGGAGGGGTTTTAGGATATTGGCAATGTCGTCGAGTGTGAGTGAGGCTTCAAATTACATAACAGCGGCTCCAATATTTCTTCCTGATGGACCTTGGAAGCAG ATTCCTGGGGGAGTTACTGCTGCAAAGGGATTCAAAGCTGCAGGCTTGTATGGTGGGCTACGGGCAAAAGGAGAGAAGCCTGATCTTGCACTAGTTGCTTGTGATGTAGATGCCATATCTGCAG GAGCATTTACTACAAATGTGGTTGCAGCTGCGCCAGTGGTATACTGCAAAAATGCATTGGATATGTCAAAAACA GCGCGTGCAGTGTTAATAAATGCTGGTCAAGCCAATGCAGCAACG GGTGATGCAGGTTACCAGGATGTGATAGAATGTGCAAATGCCCTGGCTAAG CTACTGCAAATGAGGCCAGAGGAAGTGTTGATCGAATCTACTGGTGTTATTGGTCATAGAATAAAGAAG GACGCTCTTCTCAATTCCCTTCCAAAGCTTGTTAGTTCACTATCATCGTCAACTGAGGG GGCAGATTCTGCAGCAGTAGCTATTACCACAACCGACTTAGTGAGCAAGAGTGTGGCAATTGAATCTGAG GTTGGAGGGACAAATATTAGAGTTGGGGGAATGGCAAAGGGTTCTGGGATGATCCATCCAAATATGGCTACCATGCTTGGT GTCGTAACAACTGATGCCTTGGTTGCAAGTGATGTTTGGAGAAAGATGGTGCAGATTGCTGTAAACCGGAGTTTCAACCAAATTACT GTAGATGGAGATACTAGTACCAATGATACTGTCATTGCTTTAGCGAGTGGGCTATCTGGGTCAACCAGGATATCATCTTTGATCAGTCACGAGGCAATACAACTTCAAGCATGCCTTGATGCA GTAATGCAGGGTCTTGCAAAATCAATAGCATGGGATGGAGAAGGAGCAACATGCCTAATTGAG GTCTCAGTAAATGGTGCAGAAAATGAGGCTGATGCAGCAAAGGTTGCACGATCAGTGGCATCTTCTTCACTTGCTAAG GCTGCAGTGTACGGTCGAGATCCAAATTGGGGGCGCATTGCTTGTGCTGCTGGCTATGCAGGGATCCCTTTCCAACCCAACAAGCTCCATATATCACTTGGAGAAATTCTGCTTATGGAGGGTGGACAACCGCTTCCATTTGACAG GGCTGCGGCTAGTAATTATCTCAAGAAGGCTGGTGAGACCCATGGTACGGTTGGAATTCACATCTCTATTG GTGATGGGGCAGGGCGGGGGCAGGCATGGGGATGTGATTTAAGTTATGACTACGTGAAGATAAATGCCGAGTACACGACATAG
- the LOC100258495 gene encoding organelle RRM domain-containing protein 2, mitochondrial isoform X1: protein MAFASSFRRVLTGSSTILQSQFSPARFNSTVTSPKLFVSGLSRLTTDEKLKEAFSPFGQLLEAKVITDRVSGRSKGFGFVTYTTLEEAEKAREGMNAKFLDGWVIFVDPAKPREPRPPPQQEPESSETGFRTNKTIGWCG from the exons ATGGCTTTTGCTTCTAGTTTTCGTCGCGTCCTCACCGGATCTTCCACAATTCTCCAATCTCAGTTTTCTCCGGCTCGCTTTAATTCAACCGTCACATCACCAAAGCTCTTCGTCAGCG GCCTTTCGAGATTAACAACAGATGAAAAGCTAAAAGAAGCATTTTCTCCTTTTGGCCAGCTTCTTGAAG CAAAGGTCATAACTGATAGAGTCTCTGGAAGATCAAAGGGTTTTGGCTTTGTTACATACACCACCTTAGAAGAAGCTGAGAAAGCCAGAGAAGGAATGAACGCTAAGTTCTTAGATGGGTGGGTTATTTTTGTTGATCCTGCTAAACCAAGGGAGCCTCGACCTCCACCTCAACAAGAGCCGGAGTCTTCTGAAACTGGTTTCAGAACAAACAAGACAATTGGATGGTGTGGGTGA
- the LOC100258495 gene encoding organelle RRM domain-containing protein 2, mitochondrial isoform X2 yields the protein MLSFRRVLTGSSTILQSQFSPARFNSTVTSPKLFVSGLSRLTTDEKLKEAFSPFGQLLEAKVITDRVSGRSKGFGFVTYTTLEEAEKAREGMNAKFLDGWVIFVDPAKPREPRPPPQQEPESSETGFRTNKTIGWCG from the exons ATGCTGAG TTTTCGTCGCGTCCTCACCGGATCTTCCACAATTCTCCAATCTCAGTTTTCTCCGGCTCGCTTTAATTCAACCGTCACATCACCAAAGCTCTTCGTCAGCG GCCTTTCGAGATTAACAACAGATGAAAAGCTAAAAGAAGCATTTTCTCCTTTTGGCCAGCTTCTTGAAG CAAAGGTCATAACTGATAGAGTCTCTGGAAGATCAAAGGGTTTTGGCTTTGTTACATACACCACCTTAGAAGAAGCTGAGAAAGCCAGAGAAGGAATGAACGCTAAGTTCTTAGATGGGTGGGTTATTTTTGTTGATCCTGCTAAACCAAGGGAGCCTCGACCTCCACCTCAACAAGAGCCGGAGTCTTCTGAAACTGGTTTCAGAACAAACAAGACAATTGGATGGTGTGGGTGA
- the LOC100246491 gene encoding uncharacterized protein LOC100246491: MGEGEGCLPVVKDIKVLKDGKTESENSSRMELKRDHECIAGNIETEASPRKKPVKEALNEEGCSEVSNPILSPKYNASSVQTITSQVAELASTNQAVLGEITSTSSGNSVPESLSDEEHSRNGSSDGVSTTQVVLEIPKHVSSTGIRKITFKFSKSKEAYNSKLSSEPLHVLGRVGNSHSYIGYPGDPGRNIASPDTGTNMRVNTCWNLETRNLHFRAPNMELKMSKKVVPKSYPTNVKKLLSTGILDGALVKYISTSREKELQGVIRESGYLCGCSACNFTKVLTAYEFEQHAGGRTRHPNNHIYLENGKPIYSIIQQLKTAPLSDLDEVIKNIAGSSVNMECFKAWKASFHQNNGVTEADENYHAQLLNHPQSIVSFPVQAVEDSFTGSRLPLKQKELMKEMTQERKHAAKKPSSYIYGSGLQHKKSSEGAIKKRDNDLHRLLFMPNGLPDGAELAYYVKGQRILGGYKQGNGIVCSHCDSEVSPSQFEAHAGWAARRQPYRHIYTSNGLTLHDIAISLANGQNCTTGDSDDMCTLCGDGGDLILCDGCPRAFHPACLELQCLPEGDWRCPCCVENFCPDRKVARPIRIQLTRAVKAPESEIGGCVVCRAHDFSVSKFDDRTVMLCDQCEKEFHVGCLRDSGLCDLKELPKDKWFCCDDCSRVHVALQNLASRGPEMIPASVSSMINRKNLEKGLIDGAADDIQWCILSGKSCYKEHLPLLSRTTAIFRECFDPIVASSGRDLIPVMVYGRNISGQEFGGMYCVVLLAKSTVVSAGLIRVFGQEVAELPIVATSKEHQGKGFFRALFSCIEELLSSLGVKTLVLPAAEEAEAIWTNKLGFQKMSEERMLKYTRELQLTIFKGTSMLEKEVPCIVE, from the exons ATGGGAGAAGGGGAAGGTTGTTTGCCAGTGGTTAAGGATATCAAAGTGTTAAAGGATGGAAAAACGGAAAGTGAAAATTCTTCTAGAATGGAATTGAAGCGGGACCATGAATGTATTGCTGGCAATATCGAAACGGAGGCTTCTCCTAGGAAGAAGCCAGTGAAAGAAGCTTTGAATGAGGAAGGATGCTCAGAAGTTTCAAATCCGATTCTTTCTCCAAAATATAATGCTTCTAGCGTTCAAACTATTACGAGTCAGGTGGCTGAGTTAGCAAGCACTAACCAAGCGGTGTTAGGTGAAATCACGTCTACAAGTTCAGGAAATTCAGTTCCAGAGAGTTTGAGTGATGAAGAGCATAGCAGAAATGGTTCATCTGATGGAGTCTCAACAACTCAGGTTGTACTGGAAATTCCGAAGCATGTCAGCTCTACTGGAATCAGGAAAATTACATTCAAGTTTAGCAAGAGCAAGGAGGCTTATAATAGTAAGCTATCTTCAGAACCTCTGCATGTGCTTGGTAGGGTTGGTAATTCCCATTCATATATAGGCTACCCCGGTGATCCTGGACGAAACATTGCATCACCTGATACAGGAACAAATATGCGTGTAAATACATGTTGGAATCTGGAAACCAGAAATCTTCATTTTCGTGCTCCTAATATGGAATTGAAAATGTCGAAGAAGGTTGTCCCAAAGAGCTACCCTACAAATGTTAAAAAGTTATTATCAACTGGTATTCTTGATGGGGCTctggtaaaatatatttctactTCACGGGAG AAAGAGCTGCAGGGAGTTATAAGAGAAagtggatatttgtgtggctgTTCAGCATGCAATTTCACCAAA GTTCTTACTGCCTATGAGTTTGAGCAGCATGCTGGTGGTAGAACTAGACACCCAAATAATCACATATACCTGGAGAATGGCAAGCCAATTTATAGTATCATTCAACAGCTTAAGACCGCCCCACTCAGTGATCTGGATGAAGTGATAAAAAATATTGCAGGTTCATCCGTCAATATGGAATGCTTCAAGGCTTGGAAAG CAAGTTTTCATCAAAACAATGGAGTGACCGAAGCAGATGAAAATTATCATGCTCAGCTCCTTAACCATCCCCAATCAATTGTAag CTTTCCTGTTCAAGCCGTTGAAGACAGCTTTACTGGTTCGAGGTTACCTTTGAAACAAAAAGAACTTATGAAGGAGATGACACAAGAGCGGAAACATGCAGCAAAGAA GCCAAGCTCCTATATTTATGGCTCAGGTCTTCAACACAAGAAATCAAGTGAAGGAGCCATTAAGAAAAG GGATAATGATCTACATCGGTTACTTTTCATGCCAAATGGACTCCCTGATGGGGCTGAATTAGCATACTATGTCAAAGGCCAG AGAATACTTGGGGGTTACAAGCAGGGCAATGGTATAGTCTGCAGTCACTGTGACAGTGAG GTCAGCCCTTCTCAGTTTGAAGCTCATGCTGGATGGGCTGCTAGGCGTCAACC CTATCGCCATATCTATACTTCTAATGGATTGACGCTTCATGATATAGCTATATCATTGGCAAATGGTCAAAACTGTACCACTGGCGACAGTGATGATATGTGTACCTTATGTGGAGATGGAGGGGACCTGATTCTTTGTGATGGTTGTCCTCGGGCTTTTCATCCAG CTTGTTTAGAATTGCAGTGTCTCCCTGAAGGGGATTGGCGCTGTCCATGTtgtgttgaaaatttttgtcCTGATAGAAAAGTTGCAAGACCAATTAGAATACAGTTGACCAGGGCTGTTAAAGCACCAGAATCTGAAATTGGTGGTTGTGTTGTTTGCAG GGCCCATGACTTCAGTGTCTCTAAATTTGATGATCGAACGGTTATGCTTTGTGACCAA TGTGAAAAGGAATTCCATGTTGGTTGCTTGCGAGATAGTGGGTTGTGTGATTTAAAA GAACTCCCCAAGGATAAATGGTTCTGCTGTGATGACTGCAGTAGGGTCCATGTGGCTCTACAAAACTTGGCTTCCAGGGGACCAGAGATGATTCCAGCTTCAGTATCAAGCATGATAAACAGGAAGAATCTGGAAAAAGGCTTAATTGATGGAGCTGCTGATGATATTCAGTGGTGCATTTTAAGTGGAAAAAGTTGCTACAAAGAACATTTGCCGTTGCTTTCCAGGACTACTGCAATTTTTAGA GAATGTTTTGATCCCATAGTTGCAAGCTCTGGTCGGGATCTAATTCCTGTTATGGTGTACGG GAGAAACATATCTGGACAAGAGTTCGGTGGAATGTATTGTGTCGTTTTACTTGCAAA GTCCACTGTTGTATCTGCTGGACTTATCAGGGTTTTTGGTCAGGAGGTAGCTGAGCTACCTATAGTGGCCACAAGTAAAGAACATCAAGGAAAA gGTTTTTTCCGAGCACTATTCTCATGCATTGAGGAATTGCTGAGTTCCTTGGGTGTGAAAACCCTGGTGCTTCCTGCAGCTGAGGAAGCTGAAGCAATCTGGACGAATAAATTAGGCTTCCAAAAGATGTCTGAGGAGCGG